Part of the Anopheles coluzzii chromosome 3, AcolN3, whole genome shotgun sequence genome is shown below.
TTTGCGAAGGGTCTCTGCAGCGCTTGCGTTGTCGACGCGCatcacaggcacacacacacacacgcacacacacccccgTGCAGGTTTGACAGTTGAATAGGAGATTTTCACTATCAGTCGAGTCGGGCCTTCGAACTTTTCTAGAACCTTTCCATCCAAGCGGCAGCAATCGagtgaaaaaaacgcacacacacgaaaaacaaacgacaGCAAACGTTTCCCGTTTCGATATATTGTTATATAGTTAGTTCACCAAAACTCTATTCTTCCTTCGCATTATATTTTGGTACCTTTTCGACGGTACGTTGGTTCGGCGACGGCAACGGGCGGTTTTTCGTTTCGGTTTCATCTTCGCTTCGCGTCCCACCGTCGTGTGGTTGTGAAACTCGTTACAGCAGCAGAAACGGAAAATTAGCTTTTCCTCATCCCAtccccaaacaaaacaaaacgctacATTCCACGGTGGGCCATCGGTGCGATACGCAAAACATCAGGTGACGACGGCAAGCCTGAAAGGTGACCTCCTACGTGACTTTTGGTAAAACACCCGGATCCTTGCATCAGACACGCTACCCCTTCTCTgccgactgtgtgtgtgtgtgtgtgtgtgtgtgtgtgtgtgtgtgtgtcggtgtgtttgtgtttgctgctgtgATCATTCGTCCATACAACACAGCCGAGCCCAGCTAATCTTCGCGTAAAATCAAGCAAAACGGGCCAATCGAGGAGCATCGAGTAGCGATTTTCCGCATCACAACAAACGCGCATAAAATCAGCTGAGAGCCGAACGAACCATCCGCCACCGCCTACTActgtgctgttgttgcctGCCAACCTGCCCCGCTGCTCTGTGGCAGAGGTAGAGAGGTAGAGGTTTGTGAACCCCCGTGTCCTTTAAAAGGCATCAAAATTTGCGTCGTAAAGATGGaccttttaaaaaaatttatGGGCTTAGACGGCCGGaaggacgacgatgacgataaCAGGTAGGTGGATTTGgctgtgggtgggtgtgtgtgtgtgttttgcacttCACCACTGctccaaaacaacaactttgtcgattccatttccattccattccccTGGCACCACCATCATGAGCAATCTTCCTTCTTCCTGCCTTTCCCGGCTTCGTGTATTCACCTGCTCGCTTGCCTGGTTTTTTCATGCCCCGGGGTCGTGTATGCGCCTGTCCATGCATTTAATGATTCTTCCCATTTTCCTATTCCTCCTTGTTTTATCTTACTTCACAATATTTACactctcactcgctctctctcacacacacacatacaggaaGAAGAAATCAACGCTCAAGGACGAGTTCCGCAAGCCGATCTGGGTGGAGGAGGACGACAGCGACGACGAGCTGTTTGATAATCGCAAAATTTACGGTGTGCAAATTTTCACCAACCCGATCGAGATGCAGAAGTACTTCGAGCAGCAGATGCAGGAGATGTGGAAGTCGCTCGACGAGTACGACGgtaagagatagagagagtgcggcagaaaaagcaaaaaaatgttACCAGCATCGCCTACTTCAATTACATTTTCATTCCAGAGTCTGTAAAGATGTTCGATCATGACTTGAAGCAAGACTTCCTGAAGCCAGGCTTTGAAGAATCGATCCGTGACATTGGCAAGCAGATGAAACCGCAAGACACCGATCTGGATGGAGAGTGAGTGGCATGGGCGAAGAGATTGTTAACAGTGATTAATATTGAACTTTCCTTCTGCGGTAGGATCTACGCCGATCAGCTGCATTCGCTGCTGCAGCGCATCACACCGGACATGAAGGAACTGATGCTGAAGAAGCGCATGGAGAGGAACGAAACGGTTGGCGCTTCCAGCGCAGCCGCCCGCCGCAAGCCGACGGACGAGGAGAAGGTGATGGATCTGATTCATGGTATAACCGAGCAGAGGAACCACCCGACCGGCGGTACCGTCTCGAAGCCGGCGATGAAACGCAACCACGGTGCACTTGGGCAGCGTTTCCCCGAGGGGGGATTGTTTGAGGGTGCATTCCAGGGACCGCGCATGTTCGGCCAAAGCATCATATCGCAGACGATTCGCCGTCCCGATGGGGTAAGCATTTATCGGTGTTATTTTGTGAGAATGTCCCTTTTGCTAACGCCCTTTTTGTTCACACAGTCGTACGAAACGCGTCGTACTGTTCGCGACTCCGAGGGCAACACCCAAACAACCGTTACACTGTCCACGAAGGATGGCCGCAAGGAAACGGTCACCACGTACGATGAGGATGCGGCCTTTGGTGGCATGAAGAGGAACGGCAGCGCCAACGGTAGCGGCGGAGGAGGGTACCAGC
Proteins encoded:
- the LOC120959809 gene encoding uncharacterized protein LOC120959809 gives rise to the protein MDLLKKFMGLDGRKDDDDDNRKKKSTLKDEFRKPIWVEEDDSDDELFDNRKIYGVQIFTNPIEMQKYFEQQMQEMWKSLDEYDESVKMFDHDLKQDFLKPGFEESIRDIGKQMKPQDTDLDGEIYADQLHSLLQRITPDMKELMLKKRMERNETVGASSAAARRKPTDEEKVMDLIHGITEQRNHPTGGTVSKPAMKRNHGALGQRFPEGGLFEGAFQGPRMFGQSIISQTIRRPDGSYETRRTVRDSEGNTQTTVTLSTKDGRKETVTTYDEDAAFGGMKRNGSANGSGGGGYQRGDAELPTGALLALDGKFGLNNNGYVLPKNLW